One stretch of Candidatus Methylacidiphilales bacterium DNA includes these proteins:
- a CDS encoding alpha/beta hydrolase, whose protein sequence is MTASTAKNEAQPPPWKEDVAYGEHPLQKLDIFKPDGPGPFPFAMDIHAGGWQSGDKKYGHGSDNAKRLLDAGVALVFINYRFVEDANKDGLYPPIKGPFYDTRRALQFTRYHAKEWGLDPKRVALTGESAGCLNALWLALSPDMAKPTSPDPVERMSTRVTAVGIGGATTTIDPEQMREWVGPEFPGCGQIVGLPEFDFDAFLKKRPELEKYFDTLSPPRLLSKDAPPIYIYYSHDLNKPEKEKDQNFYIHSPAFGVGFQKLAREKGVECHIAWKNHPAEGFNGDMADFNIRHLTQKVT, encoded by the coding sequence ATGACTGCGAGCACAGCTAAAAACGAAGCACAACCCCCACCTTGGAAGGAAGATGTCGCCTATGGGGAACATCCCTTGCAAAAGCTTGATATTTTCAAACCGGATGGGCCGGGGCCTTTCCCCTTCGCCATGGACATCCATGCGGGCGGCTGGCAGAGCGGCGACAAGAAGTACGGCCACGGCAGCGACAACGCCAAGCGCCTTCTCGATGCCGGCGTGGCGCTCGTCTTCATCAACTATCGATTTGTGGAAGACGCCAACAAGGACGGACTGTATCCGCCGATCAAGGGTCCCTTTTACGACACGCGGCGCGCGTTGCAATTCACGAGGTATCACGCGAAGGAATGGGGTCTTGATCCGAAACGCGTCGCGCTGACGGGAGAATCAGCGGGATGCTTGAACGCCTTGTGGCTTGCCTTGTCCCCGGATATGGCCAAGCCAACTTCGCCTGATCCCGTGGAACGGATGTCAACCCGCGTGACGGCGGTTGGAATAGGCGGCGCCACGACCACGATCGACCCCGAGCAAATGCGGGAGTGGGTCGGGCCGGAGTTTCCGGGCTGCGGCCAGATCGTCGGATTGCCGGAATTTGATTTCGATGCTTTCCTGAAGAAGCGGCCGGAACTGGAAAAATACTTCGACACACTTTCGCCGCCGCGACTGCTCAGCAAAGACGCACCTCCCATCTACATTTATTACAGTCATGATCTCAACAAGCCCGAAAAGGAAAAGGACCAGAATTTTTATATTCACAGTCCCGCTTTCGGTGTTGGTTTCCAAAAACTGGCGAGGGAGAAAGGGGTCGAATGTCATATTGCCTGGAAAAACCATCCCGCGGAAGGATTCAACGGGGACATGGCGGACTTCAACATTCGGCACCTGACGCAGAAAGTAACATAA
- a CDS encoding endo-1,4-beta-xylanase has product MKTKTSLGTIAAAILILIAPVSRAADNPNQVPGAPTSPWGFGGGDWNLEADIQMEAIGCHENRTTFTNWERVEPEPGKWNFEQMDANLKYLEEHKIRTGGWFFGSGWVNGKRTGGFPVRDLSGWSKYVTEVVKHANGRIKSWEVWNEPPNGGVNRKTAVQDYPKIMQAAYNAAHAADPTCLVGIAAASNNVNFLDRVIKGGANGYFDYITVHPYELLGTVLDNNGSEAVFMSIVPTLRKMLAERDPNRINCPIVFTELGCDFKRQGGAIQGQGLVKAYTLGIAQGVTCIHWFMARDAKGGSIDSGMGIIAGDGTPRPAFIGLGNMIKYLGQNPTYLGLVLFHEREYGFVFQGAEGPVLLTWAPKGDPAHVDFGQEVRIIDPLTGQETKASTYDLTVAPVIVLDVPEKLVAEAKAAKGKPFPWGGDYTDAKSVSITMGEHNIEKGLHTKAGDAIAKDVIAYGNGARPGDIGDSVTFMVDPNFLSYTTVPIEISAVVRRDPNNSPAEIKLTYESTSEFKTLPPEDVPDNKNWHTLKWRIDDAQFVSIWGFSFRFNNGPYYVQSVTVTKL; this is encoded by the coding sequence ATGAAAACCAAGACATCACTCGGAACGATTGCAGCCGCCATTCTCATACTGATCGCCCCTGTCAGCCGGGCGGCGGACAACCCGAACCAGGTTCCCGGCGCGCCCACGAGCCCGTGGGGCTTTGGCGGCGGCGACTGGAATCTGGAGGCCGACATCCAGATGGAGGCAATCGGCTGCCATGAAAATCGCACCACCTTTACCAACTGGGAACGCGTCGAACCCGAGCCGGGCAAGTGGAATTTCGAGCAGATGGACGCCAACCTGAAATATTTGGAAGAGCACAAAATCAGGACCGGAGGCTGGTTCTTCGGCTCTGGATGGGTCAATGGGAAGCGCACAGGGGGATTTCCGGTCCGTGATCTTTCCGGCTGGTCCAAATACGTCACTGAAGTCGTCAAACACGCCAACGGGCGGATCAAGTCCTGGGAAGTGTGGAACGAACCGCCCAACGGCGGGGTCAACCGCAAGACAGCGGTGCAGGATTATCCCAAAATCATGCAAGCCGCCTACAATGCCGCCCATGCCGCCGACCCCACATGTCTGGTCGGCATCGCCGCGGCATCGAACAACGTCAACTTCCTGGACCGGGTGATCAAAGGCGGGGCCAATGGGTATTTCGACTACATCACGGTGCATCCGTACGAGTTGTTAGGTACCGTTTTGGACAACAACGGCTCCGAAGCGGTCTTCATGAGCATCGTCCCCACCCTGCGCAAAATGCTGGCCGAGCGCGATCCGAACAGGATCAACTGCCCCATTGTCTTTACCGAGCTTGGCTGCGACTTCAAAAGACAAGGCGGCGCGATCCAGGGCCAGGGGCTGGTCAAGGCTTATACGCTGGGCATCGCCCAGGGCGTCACCTGCATCCACTGGTTCATGGCCCGGGACGCAAAAGGGGGGAGTATCGACAGCGGAATGGGAATCATCGCCGGTGATGGCACCCCGCGCCCGGCCTTCATTGGTTTGGGGAACATGATCAAATACCTCGGCCAAAATCCCACCTATCTGGGCCTGGTGTTGTTTCACGAGCGCGAATACGGCTTCGTCTTTCAAGGCGCTGAAGGTCCGGTTCTTCTGACCTGGGCGCCCAAGGGCGACCCGGCGCATGTCGATTTCGGACAGGAAGTGCGCATCATCGATCCCCTGACCGGCCAGGAAACCAAAGCCAGCACCTACGACCTGACCGTGGCGCCCGTCATTGTGCTCGATGTTCCCGAGAAGCTCGTGGCCGAGGCCAAGGCCGCCAAAGGCAAACCCTTCCCGTGGGGGGGCGACTACACCGACGCCAAGTCCGTGTCGATCACCATGGGCGAGCATAATATCGAAAAAGGCCTGCATACCAAGGCCGGCGATGCCATCGCCAAGGACGTCATCGCCTACGGCAATGGGGCGCGGCCCGGCGATATTGGCGACAGCGTGACATTCATGGTTGATCCCAATTTCCTTTCCTACACCACCGTCCCGATCGAGATCAGCGCGGTCGTCCGCCGCGATCCAAACAATTCGCCGGCCGAGATCAAGTTGACCTACGAGTCCACATCCGAATTCAAGACGCTGCCGCCAGAGGACGTGCCCGACAACAAGAACTGGCACACCCTGAAATGGCGGATCGACGACGCTCAGTTTGTCAGCATCTGGGGGTTCAGCTTCCGTTTCAATAACGGCCCGTATTACGTCCAGAGCGTGACTGTGACGAAGTTATAG
- a CDS encoding PEP-CTERM sorting domain-containing protein, whose protein sequence is MKTKLGFIPAFILSTVVWALLPASAGAQVAVDSVTASPTLNEYTAATATSGSWSHTVSGSNTYLLVGLASWNGDVSPADPFTNITLAYNGVAMTFLGDSFNGDSVALWGLANPTSGTHNVTWNNSGAALEELGGGSISFTGVGSVGSYVPQNVFGGGSNGNPGNNFNLTLGAGDMGVDILYANNAHTQSAGQTTQLDNLFITPGPTWGDNAWAAMSTNNNGGVAGTVTFGWTDGDGHGGIALVAAVPEPSSLALFGLGTLSLLALRRVARNFKG, encoded by the coding sequence ATGAAAACCAAGCTCGGATTCATTCCCGCGTTCATTCTATCGACAGTCGTGTGGGCCTTGCTGCCCGCATCTGCCGGGGCGCAAGTCGCAGTCGATAGCGTTACCGCTTCACCCACTCTTAACGAATATACCGCCGCCACCGCCACCAGCGGTTCCTGGAGCCATACGGTATCGGGATCCAACACCTATCTGCTCGTTGGGTTGGCTTCGTGGAACGGCGATGTTAGTCCTGCTGACCCATTTACCAATATTACTCTTGCCTACAATGGCGTGGCCATGACGTTCTTGGGCGATTCATTTAATGGAGACAGCGTTGCCCTCTGGGGGTTGGCAAATCCGACATCTGGAACGCATAATGTTACGTGGAATAATTCCGGGGCTGCGCTTGAAGAGCTGGGCGGCGGGTCCATATCGTTTACCGGCGTGGGCTCCGTGGGTTCCTATGTTCCTCAAAACGTTTTCGGTGGTGGCTCCAATGGCAACCCCGGCAATAACTTCAACTTGACACTTGGTGCCGGCGATATGGGTGTGGATATTCTTTATGCTAATAACGCACATACGCAGTCCGCAGGGCAAACGACCCAGTTGGACAACCTTTTCATAACTCCTGGTCCTACTTGGGGTGATAATGCATGGGCCGCGATGAGCACCAATAACAATGGCGGCGTTGCCGGCACGGTGACGTTTGGTTGGACTGATGGTGATGGGCACGGGGGAATTGCGCTGGTCGCGGCGGTTCCCGAGCCGTCCAGCCTCGCCCTGTTTGGCTTGGGCACATTGAGCCTGCTGGCGCTACGGCGAGTTGCGCGTAACTTTAAAGGGTAA
- a CDS encoding Gfo/Idh/MocA family oxidoreductase yields the protein MNTRKLKVCVVGAGGWGRQHARVFSQRPDVELCAIAGRSPEKTKTRADEFGVRPYTNVTEMLEKEKPDFVSLSLPNLEHFKATMEVIQAGYPLLVEKPFAFEMKEAEQMLAAAAERNLFFAINFNHRYAKAIRLAREAIGKGRLGKIIHAAWRFGGEANISTHPHANLIETQCHGFDQLEHLCGPIRSVMSEMTNLTGGGYRTVVLALTFAEGAVGSMVGTYDSSYAYKNTHLLEINGTKGRIMIHDTVQRFTFQAVGNETAEVWEAGYFNDYDREFNRTFDLHLDAILQAFRRGDPPPIHAQAGRRALQLAWAAVESFESGKRVLTA from the coding sequence ATGAACACCAGGAAACTCAAGGTCTGTGTCGTCGGCGCAGGCGGCTGGGGCCGCCAGCATGCCCGCGTCTTTTCGCAACGGCCCGACGTCGAACTCTGCGCCATCGCGGGCCGCAGCCCGGAAAAGACAAAGACCCGCGCCGACGAATTCGGCGTGCGCCCGTACACCAACGTCACGGAAATGCTGGAGAAGGAAAAGCCCGATTTCGTCAGCCTGAGCCTTCCGAACCTCGAACATTTCAAGGCCACCATGGAAGTCATCCAGGCGGGGTATCCGTTGCTGGTGGAAAAACCCTTTGCCTTCGAAATGAAGGAAGCGGAGCAGATGCTGGCGGCGGCGGCGGAACGGAATCTTTTTTTCGCGATCAACTTCAACCACCGCTACGCGAAGGCCATCCGGCTCGCCCGTGAAGCCATCGGGAAAGGCCGCCTTGGCAAAATCATTCATGCCGCGTGGCGCTTTGGCGGCGAGGCCAATATCAGCACGCATCCCCACGCGAACCTGATTGAAACGCAGTGCCACGGCTTCGACCAACTCGAGCACCTTTGCGGGCCGATCCGTTCGGTGATGTCTGAAATGACAAACCTAACCGGCGGCGGTTATCGCACGGTGGTTCTTGCGCTGACCTTCGCCGAGGGCGCGGTTGGAAGCATGGTCGGGACCTACGATTCTTCCTACGCCTATAAAAACACCCATTTGCTGGAGATCAACGGCACGAAGGGACGGATCATGATCCACGACACCGTCCAGCGATTCACTTTTCAGGCGGTCGGCAATGAAACCGCCGAAGTCTGGGAGGCGGGATATTTCAACGATTACGACCGGGAATTTAACCGGACCTTTGATTTGCATCTCGACGCGATCCTTCAGGCCTTTCGGCGCGGCGATCCGCCGCCCATCCATGCGCAGGCTGGACGCCGGGCGCTTCAACTCGCCTGGGCCGCGGTGGAGTCGTTTGAATCGGGAAAAAGAGTGCTGACCGCCTGA
- a CDS encoding alcohol dehydrogenase catalytic domain-containing protein produces MSNPIPSACKVPLFVGNKQIKFGEKAVPTPGPGQLLLRVHANALCGSERPQFFDGRLADGSPTATPGHEAAGTVVAAGSGTRTAVGTSGVVFLMDFCGECRSCRLGFTNQCLQKRGDMGFNRDGGYGQYELVHESIFFPVPDEFSATEATLLLDIMGTGGHAIERCQMVRPDIESLIVLGAGPIGLGVLAMAKIILGRQVKVFVTDIIPYRLKMVEQLGGVPINVKETPLASGLKAQGTEHPDMAVDTTGKQAAREDGLRALGQRGSLICVGHGEGIALKISPDIIAPERSVVGSEYFRFDELPANLRRLTQHRAYLNQIITHRMGVDEIQHAFEIFFQGETGKVIIEQ; encoded by the coding sequence ATGAGCAACCCAATACCTTCCGCCTGCAAGGTCCCGCTTTTTGTCGGGAACAAACAAATCAAATTCGGGGAAAAAGCGGTTCCGACTCCCGGACCTGGCCAGCTCCTGCTCCGCGTTCACGCCAATGCCTTGTGCGGTTCTGAACGGCCCCAGTTTTTTGACGGCAGGCTTGCAGACGGCTCGCCGACAGCCACACCCGGCCACGAGGCGGCCGGCACCGTCGTTGCTGCCGGGTCGGGGACCCGGACGGCCGTGGGCACAAGCGGTGTGGTGTTCCTGATGGATTTCTGCGGAGAATGCCGCTCCTGCCGGCTCGGTTTCACCAACCAGTGTTTGCAGAAGCGCGGCGACATGGGTTTCAATCGCGACGGCGGATACGGCCAATATGAGTTGGTTCATGAAAGCATTTTCTTTCCCGTCCCGGACGAATTCTCGGCAACCGAGGCGACCTTGCTGCTCGACATCATGGGCACGGGCGGCCATGCGATTGAGCGCTGCCAGATGGTCCGTCCGGACATCGAGTCGCTGATCGTTCTCGGCGCCGGGCCGATCGGCCTGGGAGTGCTGGCCATGGCCAAGATCATCCTGGGCCGCCAGGTGAAGGTTTTCGTCACCGACATCATTCCGTATCGCCTTAAAATGGTGGAACAGCTTGGCGGGGTGCCTATCAATGTGAAGGAAACTCCGTTGGCATCGGGACTGAAAGCCCAGGGCACGGAACATCCCGACATGGCCGTCGATACGACCGGGAAACAGGCGGCGCGCGAGGATGGTCTTCGGGCACTCGGCCAGCGCGGCTCCCTCATTTGTGTGGGGCATGGCGAGGGGATCGCGCTGAAAATTTCACCCGACATCATTGCGCCGGAACGGAGCGTGGTGGGAAGCGAGTATTTCCGATTCGACGAACTCCCGGCGAATCTGCGGCGCTTGACGCAACATCGCGCCTACCTCAACCAGATCATCACCCACCGGATGGGTGTTGACGAGATCCAACACGCCTTCGAGATCTTCTTCCAGGGAGAAACAGGCAAAGTCATCATCGAACAATGA
- a CDS encoding phage holin family protein: protein MSRLLGIVETRVDLFALELQEEKLRLVQVLIWASATVFLAAASLIMLTLLVLLAFWHDPEQRFIAVVVIFLLYLLGSIYSGISLNKRLKREAMPFAETLGQLKKDRACCKD, encoded by the coding sequence ATGTCCCGTCTCCTCGGAATCGTGGAGACGCGGGTGGATCTTTTTGCGCTGGAACTCCAGGAAGAGAAACTGCGCCTCGTACAAGTTTTGATCTGGGCCTCGGCGACGGTGTTTCTGGCCGCCGCCTCCCTCATTATGCTGACGCTCCTGGTGCTGCTTGCATTCTGGCATGATCCGGAACAACGCTTCATCGCGGTCGTGGTCATCTTTCTCCTCTATTTGCTGGGTTCGATTTATTCAGGCATTTCGCTCAACAAACGCCTGAAGCGCGAGGCCATGCCGTTCGCGGAAACCCTCGGCCAGTTGAAAAAGGACCGGGCATGCTGCAAGGATTGA
- a CDS encoding DUF883 family protein, with amino-acid sequence MSETVITKEKLVDDVKEVISDAEALIRATAGDLSVKAKEARVKLSEKVGVAKERLQQIEGVVREKAIEGAKETDRLIREHPYESLGIAFGLGLLIGILVNRK; translated from the coding sequence ATGAGCGAAACTGTCATTACCAAAGAGAAACTTGTGGACGATGTTAAAGAAGTCATCAGCGATGCCGAAGCCCTGATTCGGGCCACCGCCGGCGACTTGAGCGTCAAGGCCAAGGAAGCCCGCGTCAAACTGTCGGAAAAAGTCGGCGTGGCCAAGGAACGCCTCCAGCAGATTGAAGGCGTTGTGCGCGAAAAAGCCATCGAGGGCGCGAAGGAAACCGATCGTTTGATCCGTGAACATCCCTATGAATCCCTCGGCATCGCTTTCGGCCTCGGGCTGTTGATCGGCATTCTTGTAAACCGGAAATAA